A window of Adhaeribacter arboris genomic DNA:
TTTCTGAATGGAGGCGGAATCCGTTAGAATTAATTTGCCTTTAATTTTATCGGGATTATGACAGTTACTGCATTTTTTTTCAAAAATTGGTTGTACTACGTGTTCGAATACTACGGCCTGCTCCAACGGAATAGCAGGAACTTCCGCAATGGTAATGGGTTCCAGAATAAAATTTTCGCCGTGCGTTAATATTGCGCCATAATGCCCGACAAATATGAGGGTGAATGTGGTAACCAACGCACCAAATTTAGCCGTACGGTCGTTGTACCACTTAGTCTGTTGAATCCAGTAAAAGATGGAAGTAAAGAATAAAATACTTACGCCTAACCATTTGTGCCATTGTAAAATAGAACCATCATAACCCTCTTCTTTCGATAAAAACAAACCCATTAAAATCGTTACCGCCGAAGTTAAAATACCGGCTAGAAATAAATTAGACGTAAAGCTTTGGTAAAATTCCTGAGTGCGGTACTTAGAGTTAAACCTAAAAAACTCCAGTACCATAGCCAACAGCAAAATGACGATGGGAAAGTGCAAAAGTACCGGGTGCATTCTGCCGAGGGGTTGCAGCCAGAATGGAACGGATAGGTATTTTTCAAAAACCAGAAAAAAAAGGATGAATACGTTAAAAGCAAAAACAAGATTTTCGGCGTAACCTTTCAGGTTGCTTTTCATGGTTGAGGGAGAAGGATTATTTAAATTTTTTCTTGTTTTACCTCGCTTAATAAGCATTATTATCTCGGTTTATTAGAATTTAGGCATGACAAAGGATATTGTTTAATCTAGCGTTGTTCATTGGAGCCGGTTCCCGTCTCTGGTGCTGATGCGGTAGAACCATACCCTGTTTGCCTCCTGGCCGGCGGGCCCCGTCGGGACGCTCGGTCGGGCTGCTCTTCCTTTGCTCCTGACGTCGCAATTCCTCGTACCTCGGCACCGGAAAACCAACGCCCGCCCTCGCTGCCCCGACTGCGATATCTTCCAATAGCTACTGCTTGCCGGCCAGTAACTTTTCCCATAAGTTATTTCTCAACAGGAGTGCCATAATCATAGCCTTAACTAAGCAAGGAAGCCTTTACATACATTTGTATCAACCAACTATGCAACAAGCAGCCTAAGGTCAGTGCAGAGCCCGACGATTTTGTGTTTGAGCGCAGCGAGTTAAAAATTGTCCTGACTTTTTTGGTTCTAGGGGTAGGGGCCCTCTTACTTTGTGTCAAGACAAAAAGGACAAAGACTTAAGCAATGAAACAACTCAACCAGAAATCATAAAGAAAGTCATCTATGCGAACAATATATTTATATCAAAATATCTTTTACTACTTTCCCCGCTACATCCGTTAACCGATACCGGCGACCTAAATGTTTGAAAATCAGCTTTTCGTGGTCCAGCCCTAACTGGTGCAGAACGGTGGCTTGAAAATCGTGGACGTGGACCGGGTCTTTAATAACGTTGTAACCAAAATCATCGGTATCGCCGTACACGATGCCAGGTTTAACCCCGCCACCCGCCATCCAGATACTAAAGCAACGCGGATGATGATCGCGGCCGTAATTATCTTTAGTTAGTTTGCCCTGGCTGTAACTGGTACGGCCAAACTCACCGCCCCAGATGACCAAGGTTTCGTCGAGTAAGCCCCGCTGTTTTAAATCGGTAACTAAAGCCGCCGAAGCTTGGTCTACATCTTTTGCCTGACTGGTAATCTCGTAAGGTAAGTTGCCGTGTTGGTCCCAGCCCTGGTGATATAGTTGCACAAACCGGACGCCATTTTCCGATAATTTACGCGCCAGCAAACAATTAGCGGCAAAAGTGCCCGGCACTAAACATTCCGGACCGTATAATTTTATTACATCGTCGGGTTCTTTGGAAAGGTCCATCACTTCGGGCACGGCGGTTTGCATGCGGTACGCCATCTCGTATTGCTGCACTTTAGTGGTTATCTCGGGGTCGCCAAATTCGTCGTAAGCCAGTTGATTGAGGGCCGATAAGTTATCCAGCATTTTGCGGCGCGCCTGCCGGTCCATTCCTTCCGGGTCTCTTATATAAAGTACTGGGTCTTCGCCTTTACTAAACTGTACCCCTTGGTGAATAGAATCCAAAAAACCATTCGTCCAAAGTTTGGAATAAACCCCTTGCCCGTTACCAATGCCCCGGGAAAGCAACACCGTAAAAGCCGGCAAATTTTTGTTTTCGCTACCTAATCCATAACTCAGCCAGGCACCCATGCTGGGGCGGTTACCCTGCTGCGAACCGGTTTGTACAAAAGTTAGGGCCGGATCGTGGTTAATGGCTTCGGTAAACATCGATTTCACAATGCAGATATCATCCACAATTTTGGCCGTATGCGGAAATAAATCGCTCACCCAGGCCCGCGACTCACCGTATTGTTTGAAATCTATAAATGAACCGGCCAAAGGAAAAGAATCCTGGTTGGCCGTCATGCCGGTTAAGCGTTGGTTGCCCCGCACCGAAGTGGGCAATTCCTTGCCGTTCATTTCTCGTAGTTTGGGCTTATAGTCGAAAGATTCCAGTTGCGAAGGGGCGCCGTTCTGAAACAGGTAAATAACCCGCTTGGCTTTGGGCGCAAAATGAGGAATACCCGCATTCAAACCAGACTCATCCAAACCACTACCTTTAAACAGGTCCGGTATCAATAAAGAGCCTAAAGCTACGCTGCCCAATCCTAAACTTAACTTAGATAAGAAGTGGCGGCGGTTAAAACTAAAGCCGTGTTCCAGAATCTCTTTTTCCATGATTTAAGTTTTTGAAAGGGTTTCTTCTAAATTATAAATAGTGGTTACTACCTGCATCAAGGCGGCGAGCTTTATTTTATCGGTTTTTGCTGGTAAGGGGTACTCGCCTACCGACAACCTTTTTTCTGCTATTGGCTTGTTTAAGGTTTTAAGCTCGTCCTGGTAGTAATTGCTTAGGAGTTG
This region includes:
- a CDS encoding DUF1501 domain-containing protein, producing MEKEILEHGFSFNRRHFLSKLSLGLGSVALGSLLIPDLFKGSGLDESGLNAGIPHFAPKAKRVIYLFQNGAPSQLESFDYKPKLREMNGKELPTSVRGNQRLTGMTANQDSFPLAGSFIDFKQYGESRAWVSDLFPHTAKIVDDICIVKSMFTEAINHDPALTFVQTGSQQGNRPSMGAWLSYGLGSENKNLPAFTVLLSRGIGNGQGVYSKLWTNGFLDSIHQGVQFSKGEDPVLYIRDPEGMDRQARRKMLDNLSALNQLAYDEFGDPEITTKVQQYEMAYRMQTAVPEVMDLSKEPDDVIKLYGPECLVPGTFAANCLLARKLSENGVRFVQLYHQGWDQHGNLPYEITSQAKDVDQASAALVTDLKQRGLLDETLVIWGGEFGRTSYSQGKLTKDNYGRDHHPRCFSIWMAGGGVKPGIVYGDTDDFGYNVIKDPVHVHDFQATVLHQLGLDHEKLIFKHLGRRYRLTDVAGKVVKDILI